A single window of Carassius auratus strain Wakin chromosome 9, ASM336829v1, whole genome shotgun sequence DNA harbors:
- the LOC113108906 gene encoding cytoplasmic protein NCK2-like, with product MTEEVIVIAKWDYTAQQDQELDIRKNERLWLLDDSKTWWRVRNASNRTGYVPSNYVERKNSLKKTSLVKNLKDTLGLGKMKRKTSARDPSPTPSTEAEYPSNGSAGGGGVGGAERIYDLNIPALVKFSYAAEREDELNLIKGERVVVMEKCSDGWWRGSHAGRVGWFPSNYVQEEVGYTDHDSVFGDSLGGFRSLKLGQGAAMANGRPGGSGSSVLHMVQTLYPFSSVTEEELNFEKGETMEVLEKPENDPEWWRCKNSHGMVGLVPKNYVVVLSDGPIAKGLGSSHGSPHISHTVPSRTGKFAGKDWYYGNVTRHQAECALNERGVEGDFLIRDSESSPSDFSISLKAVEKNKHFKVQLQDGVYCIGQRRFSSMDELVEHYKKAPIFTSEQGDKLYLVKPLA from the exons ATGACAGAGGAGGTGATTGTTATAGCCAAGTGGGACTACACAGCTCAGCAAGACCAGGAACTGGACATCCGGAAGAACGAGCGCCTGTGGTTGCTGGATGATTCCAAGACCTGGTGGAGAGTCCGCAACGCATCCAACCGCACCGGCTACGTCCCCTCTAATTATGTTGAGCGCAAAAACAGTCTGAAGAAAACCTCACTAGTGAAGAACCTGAAAGACACTCTCG GCCTTGGAAAAATGAAAAGGAAGACTAGTGCTCGTGATCCATCTCCCACACCCAGCACAGAGGCAGAGTACCCGTCCAATGGCAGCGCAGGAGGAGGTGGAGTGGGCGGGGCTGAGCGGATCTATGACCTCAACATTCCCGCACTGGTGAAGTTTTCTTATGCAGCTGAGCGTGAAGATGAACTCAACCTAATAAAAGGGGAGAGGGTGGTCGTGATGGAGAAGTGCAGCGATGGCTGGTGGAGGGGTAGCCATGCCGGCCGCGTCGGTTGGTTCCCGTCCAACTACGTCCAAGAGGAGGTGGGATACACAGACCATGATAGCGTCTTTGGGGACTCGTTGGGGGGCTTCCGGTCCTTAAAACTGGGGCAAGGTGCGGCGATGGCCAACGGCCGGCCGGGAGGCTCTGGGAGCTCCGTTCTGCATATGGTCCAGACTCTGTACCCCTTCAGCTCTGTCACAGAGGAGGAACTGAACTTTGAGAAGGGGGAGACGATGGAAGTTTTGGAAAAGCCAGAGAATGACCCAGAGTGGTGGAGGTGTAAAAACAGTCATGGCATGGTCGGTCTTGTGCCCAAGAACTATGTGGTAGTGCTCAGTGATGGTCCTATAGCGAAGGGTTTAGGGTCAAGTCACGGCTCCCCTCACATCAGTCACACAGTTCCCTCACGTACAGGCAAATTTGCTGGAAAGGATTGGTACTATGGTAATGTGACACGGCACCAAGCTGAGTGTGCACTTAATGAGAGAGGAGTGGAAGGAGACTTTCTGATACGGGACAGTGAGTCATCG cccAGCGATTTCTCAATTTCTCTGAAGGCTGTGGAGAAGAACAAGCACTTCAAGGTGCAGCTGCAGGACGGAGTGTACTGCATCGGTCAGCGGCGTTTTAGCAGTATGGATGAGCTTGTAGAGCACTACAAGAAAGCACCCATCTTCACCAGTGAGCAAGGAGACAAACTCTATCTCGTCAAGCCCCTTGCCTGA